A region of Chitinophaga horti DNA encodes the following proteins:
- a CDS encoding NupC/NupG family nucleoside CNT transporter: MTFHWDNLLRGGIGMLFLVGICYLMSNNRRAINWKLIGMGIFAQVMFALGVLNTTVGGQPAFWLAFGVILVYVIINRAIKKKQELSGSPDLLSIVLAVAWLAVFFFGMIRSSAFVYPSQAISVSVVVIGVLINQLRKRSTETLKWSILGALAILTVSVYMKWCAPDVFRNVLGSVSNAFVNLINLSHKGTEFMFGSLADDRGSWAYIFAIQVLPNIIFFAALSSVLYYLGILQKIVFVFAYLLNKLRISGAESVSTAANIFLGQTEAPLMIRPYLEKMNRSEILCVMIGGMANTAGSVMAAYVNMLGGADPSQKQMFALHMLSQSIMSAPAAIVCSKLLFPQPPEMELAKDLKVPREKLGDNFLDALSIGTTDGLKLAVNVGAMLIVFTALMYTANALLGWVGDITNINPGIAAATAGRYKELSLELILGYIFAPVAWLIGVGSNDLLSVGQLLGEKTILNEFVAYDHLGKMKMAGVIQDPKSILIATYALCGFANFASIGIQIGGISQLAPNQRKNLTELGVRALVGGTIACLMCGCIAGALS; the protein is encoded by the coding sequence ATGACGTTTCACTGGGATAACCTGTTACGTGGTGGAATTGGAATGTTGTTCCTCGTCGGTATCTGCTATTTAATGAGCAACAACCGCAGGGCTATTAACTGGAAACTGATTGGGATGGGCATTTTTGCCCAGGTGATGTTCGCACTTGGGGTGCTTAACACAACGGTGGGCGGTCAGCCGGCCTTCTGGTTAGCATTTGGGGTGATTCTGGTGTACGTGATCATTAACCGCGCCATCAAAAAGAAGCAGGAATTAAGTGGGTCGCCCGATCTGCTGAGCATCGTGCTGGCCGTCGCCTGGCTGGCCGTTTTCTTCTTCGGCATGATTCGCAGCAGTGCATTTGTCTATCCTTCGCAGGCCATTTCGGTGAGCGTAGTCGTGATCGGAGTATTGATCAACCAACTGCGGAAGCGTAGTACTGAAACGTTGAAGTGGTCGATACTGGGTGCGCTGGCGATATTAACCGTGAGCGTATACATGAAATGGTGTGCGCCGGATGTGTTCCGCAATGTATTAGGTTCCGTATCCAATGCTTTTGTAAACCTGATCAACTTGAGTCATAAAGGCACCGAGTTTATGTTCGGCAGCCTGGCCGACGATCGTGGCTCCTGGGCGTACATCTTTGCGATACAGGTGTTACCAAATATTATCTTCTTTGCAGCACTTTCCTCTGTTTTATATTATTTAGGCATCCTTCAGAAGATTGTTTTCGTATTCGCTTATCTATTGAATAAACTGCGTATTTCAGGTGCGGAAAGCGTATCTACTGCAGCCAACATCTTCCTGGGACAAACAGAAGCGCCGCTGATGATTCGTCCGTACCTGGAGAAGATGAACCGTTCTGAAATATTGTGTGTGATGATCGGCGGCATGGCCAATACGGCGGGCAGCGTGATGGCCGCTTACGTGAACATGTTGGGTGGAGCAGATCCTTCGCAGAAACAGATGTTCGCATTACACATGCTGAGCCAGAGCATCATGAGCGCACCGGCGGCCATCGTATGTTCCAAACTCCTCTTCCCGCAGCCGCCCGAAATGGAGCTGGCCAAAGACCTGAAAGTACCGCGGGAGAAGCTTGGCGACAACTTCCTCGATGCTTTATCGATCGGTACCACCGACGGTTTGAAGCTCGCAGTGAACGTGGGTGCGATGCTGATCGTATTTACCGCTTTGATGTATACCGCCAACGCCCTGCTGGGCTGGGTAGGTGATATCACGAATATTAATCCGGGTATAGCGGCAGCGACTGCGGGCCGTTATAAAGAGTTATCTTTAGAACTGATACTGGGATATATTTTTGCTCCGGTGGCCTGGCTGATCGGCGTAGGCAGTAACGACCTGCTTTCCGTAGGGCAGTTATTGGGAGAAAAGACCATCCTGAATGAGTTTGTTGCTTACGACCACCTCGGCAAAATGAAGATGGCGGGTGTTATACAGGACCCTAAATCAATCCTGATCGCCACCTACGCTTTGTGTGGTTTTGCCAACTTTGCGTCTATCGGTATACAGATTGGCGGTATTAGTCAGCTGGCGCCGAACCAGCGTAAGAACCTGACAGAACTGGGTGTGAGAGCGCTGGTCGGTGGTACCATCGCGTGTTTGATGTGTGGATGTATTGCAGGTGCGTTAAGCTAG
- the trxA gene encoding thioredoxin, with protein MALEFTDANFKTTVLDSEKLTVVDFWAEWCGPCRAIGPVIEELSKDYEGKVNVGKVNVDQNPQISFNYGITSIPAILFIKGGQVVDKQVGAVPKSVLDKKIQANL; from the coding sequence ATGGCTTTAGAATTCACAGACGCGAACTTTAAGACAACCGTGCTTGACTCGGAGAAACTCACAGTTGTAGACTTTTGGGCTGAATGGTGTGGTCCTTGTCGTGCGATTGGTCCGGTTATCGAAGAGCTGTCTAAAGATTACGAAGGCAAAGTAAACGTAGGTAAAGTGAACGTGGACCAAAACCCACAGATCTCCTTCAACTACGGTATCACCAGCATTCCTGCTATCCTTTTCATTAAAGGTGGCCAGGTGGTAGACAAACAAGTAGGCGCCGTGCCTAAATCTGTACTGGACAAGAAGATCCAGGCCAACCTCTAA
- the dnaE gene encoding DNA polymerase III subunit alpha has product MKFSHLHVHTQYSLLDGAADIKSLYKKSIADGMPALAITDHGNMFGAFSFVAEAYNHKLNPEDPKDKRLKVKPIVGCEFYLVENRHKRAFTREEKDIRYHQVLLAKNDEGYRNLIKLCSLGYMEGLYGKYPRIDKELILQYHKGLIATTCCLGASVPKTILKKGEDEGEKEFKWWLDIFGEDFYVEMQRHGIPEQDKVNVLLEKWAHKYNVKIIASNDSHYVDKEDANAHDILLCINTGEKKATPTMKDFDDDVVMKNRRFAFYNDEFYFKNTAEMTKLFADIPAAIDNTNEIVDKVELLDLKRDILLPNFPIPPQFFTQDQYLRHLTMEGAHQRYTEMTAEIEERLNFELNVIENMGFAGYFLIVSDFIKAGRDLGVFIGPGRGSAAGSAVAYCIGITNIDPIKYNLLFERFLNPERKSMPDIDTDFDDEGRQKVIDYVVDKYGKNQVAQIITYGTMAAKMSIKDVARVLDLPLQDSNALAKLVPDKPGIQLDRIFNAPLEGDKSLQDKEGLMGEDIENVKKLRELIKGEDLQGEVLREACVLEGSVRNTGIHAAGIIIAPQDLSDLIPVSTAKDSDLLVTQFEGSIIESAGVIKMDFLGLKTLTIIKGALDLIKQNHGITISIDDIPLDDDKTYELYQKGETNGTFQFESPGMQKYLRELRPDRFDDLIAMNALYRPGPLEYIPLFIRRKHGLEETVYDLPEMEEYMRDTYGISVYQEQVMLLSQKLANFSKGDADVLRKAMGKKQKAVLDKMKKQFMDGCKTNGHDLKICDKIWTDWEAFASYAFNKSHSTCYAFVAYQTAYLKAHYPAEYMASVLNNANNLEKITFFMEECKRMGIDVLPPDVNESFKGFAVNSAGQIRFGLAGLKGVGEGAVENLLEERTKNGAYTSIWDMIKRVNQRAVNRKSLEAMAMAGAFDCFPELHRAQYFHKPEGDNSTGLEKIVKFGQQASAGSSGMGSLFGEMDMPDVVPPKMPPCDHWPLTIKLNNERDITGIYISGHPLDDYKFELKYYNMNTIQEVLDYQQFLQAPGEDKKGKERSFRLAIYVTMAQERISRNNKQFGIMAMEDYTGKFEFALWSEDYLRFINYMKAGICLFVNAAFKPRRFNENEYEFKVQSIQLLQEVKKTHTRQVALVTMPKFLTPEMVQFLTKNAAENPGKAELYVQLIDRDDNMSIRMHTVNKHIEMNDDLAHYLQKQPDIDVYIDTINK; this is encoded by the coding sequence ATGAAGTTTTCTCACCTGCACGTTCATACGCAATACTCCCTGCTGGACGGCGCCGCGGACATTAAATCGCTTTACAAGAAGTCGATTGCCGACGGCATGCCCGCATTGGCCATTACCGACCATGGTAACATGTTTGGCGCGTTCTCGTTCGTTGCAGAGGCCTATAATCACAAGCTGAACCCGGAAGATCCGAAAGATAAACGCCTGAAGGTTAAACCGATCGTGGGATGTGAGTTCTATCTCGTGGAGAACCGCCACAAGCGCGCTTTTACCCGAGAAGAGAAGGACATTCGCTACCACCAGGTATTACTCGCTAAAAACGATGAAGGATACCGTAACCTCATCAAACTATGCTCCCTCGGGTACATGGAAGGCCTGTACGGTAAATACCCGCGTATCGATAAAGAACTCATTCTCCAATATCATAAAGGCCTGATCGCTACGACGTGCTGCCTGGGCGCCTCTGTACCTAAAACGATCCTCAAAAAAGGGGAAGATGAAGGGGAAAAGGAATTTAAATGGTGGCTGGATATTTTCGGCGAGGACTTTTACGTAGAGATGCAGCGCCACGGTATTCCGGAGCAGGATAAGGTGAATGTGCTGCTGGAGAAATGGGCGCATAAGTACAATGTGAAGATCATTGCCTCCAACGACTCGCATTATGTAGATAAGGAAGATGCGAATGCGCATGACATCCTGCTGTGTATTAACACCGGCGAAAAGAAGGCCACGCCTACGATGAAGGATTTCGACGACGATGTGGTGATGAAGAACAGGCGCTTCGCTTTCTACAACGACGAATTTTACTTTAAGAACACAGCCGAGATGACCAAACTGTTCGCAGACATCCCGGCCGCGATCGACAATACCAACGAGATCGTGGATAAGGTGGAGCTGCTGGACCTGAAAAGGGACATTTTGCTGCCGAACTTCCCGATACCTCCGCAATTCTTTACGCAGGACCAATACCTGCGTCACCTCACGATGGAAGGCGCGCACCAGCGTTATACGGAAATGACGGCCGAGATCGAGGAGCGCCTCAACTTCGAGCTGAATGTGATCGAGAACATGGGATTTGCGGGTTACTTCCTGATCGTGTCTGACTTCATCAAAGCGGGGCGCGACCTGGGCGTGTTTATTGGCCCGGGACGTGGATCGGCAGCGGGTTCGGCGGTGGCTTACTGTATAGGCATCACGAACATCGACCCGATCAAATACAACTTGCTTTTCGAAAGGTTCCTGAACCCGGAACGTAAGTCTATGCCCGATATTGATACGGACTTCGATGATGAAGGCCGTCAGAAGGTAATTGATTATGTAGTTGATAAATATGGCAAGAACCAGGTAGCGCAGATCATTACCTACGGTACGATGGCTGCCAAAATGAGTATTAAGGACGTGGCGCGTGTGCTGGACCTGCCTTTGCAGGACTCCAACGCCCTGGCGAAACTGGTGCCCGATAAACCAGGTATACAGCTCGACAGGATCTTTAACGCGCCGCTGGAAGGTGATAAGAGCCTGCAGGATAAAGAAGGCCTGATGGGCGAAGACATAGAGAATGTGAAGAAACTGCGGGAACTGATCAAAGGAGAAGATCTGCAGGGTGAAGTGTTGCGTGAGGCTTGTGTACTGGAAGGATCGGTGCGTAACACGGGCATTCACGCGGCGGGTATCATCATTGCGCCGCAGGACTTATCAGACCTGATTCCTGTATCTACCGCTAAAGACTCGGACCTGCTGGTAACGCAGTTTGAGGGTAGTATAATTGAATCGGCCGGCGTAATCAAGATGGACTTTTTGGGTCTGAAGACCCTCACCATTATCAAGGGCGCGCTGGACCTGATCAAACAAAACCACGGCATCACTATCAGTATTGATGATATACCGCTAGATGACGATAAGACCTACGAATTGTACCAGAAGGGCGAAACCAACGGTACGTTCCAGTTTGAGAGCCCGGGCATGCAGAAGTATTTGCGTGAGCTGCGTCCGGACAGGTTCGATGACCTGATTGCGATGAACGCCTTGTACCGTCCGGGTCCGTTGGAGTACATTCCGTTGTTTATCCGCCGTAAACACGGGTTGGAGGAAACGGTGTACGACCTGCCGGAGATGGAGGAGTACATGCGTGACACCTACGGCATTTCGGTATACCAGGAACAGGTAATGCTTTTGAGCCAGAAGCTGGCCAACTTCTCCAAGGGGGATGCGGACGTACTGCGTAAGGCAATGGGTAAAAAGCAGAAGGCTGTACTGGACAAAATGAAGAAACAGTTCATGGACGGTTGTAAAACCAACGGCCATGATTTGAAGATATGCGATAAGATCTGGACAGACTGGGAGGCGTTTGCATCCTACGCGTTCAACAAATCGCACTCCACCTGCTACGCTTTCGTGGCCTACCAGACGGCGTACCTGAAGGCCCACTACCCTGCCGAGTACATGGCATCCGTACTGAATAACGCCAACAACCTGGAGAAGATCACCTTCTTTATGGAGGAGTGTAAACGTATGGGCATTGACGTATTGCCGCCCGACGTAAACGAGTCGTTCAAAGGTTTTGCGGTGAACAGTGCGGGACAGATCCGTTTCGGTCTGGCCGGTCTGAAAGGTGTGGGCGAAGGTGCGGTAGAAAACCTGCTGGAAGAACGTACGAAGAACGGGGCTTACACCTCCATATGGGACATGATCAAACGCGTGAACCAGCGTGCGGTAAACAGGAAATCGCTGGAGGCCATGGCGATGGCGGGCGCATTCGACTGTTTCCCGGAATTGCATCGTGCGCAGTACTTCCATAAGCCGGAAGGCGATAACAGCACAGGATTAGAGAAGATCGTGAAGTTCGGGCAGCAGGCTTCTGCGGGCAGCAGCGGCATGGGCAGTCTTTTTGGTGAGATGGACATGCCGGACGTGGTGCCGCCAAAGATGCCGCCCTGCGATCACTGGCCGCTGACCATCAAACTGAATAATGAAAGAGATATTACCGGTATATACATATCCGGCCACCCGCTGGACGACTATAAGTTCGAGCTGAAATATTACAACATGAACACGATACAGGAAGTGTTGGATTACCAGCAATTCCTGCAGGCGCCGGGTGAAGACAAGAAAGGTAAGGAACGCTCGTTCCGCCTGGCAATCTACGTGACCATGGCGCAGGAGCGCATCTCCCGGAACAATAAGCAGTTCGGTATCATGGCCATGGAAGATTATACCGGCAAATTTGAGTTTGCGTTGTGGAGTGAGGACTACTTACGATTTATCAACTACATGAAGGCAGGCATCTGTTTGTTCGTAAACGCCGCTTTTAAACCGCGCCGCTTTAACGAGAACGAGTACGAGTTTAAAGTACAGAGCATTCAGCTGTTGCAGGAAGTGAAAAAGACACACACCCGGCAGGTGGCCCTGGTGACCATGCCTAAGTTCCTGACGCCGGAAATGGTACAGTTCCTGACGAAGAATGCAGCGGAAAACCCCGGTAAGGCCGAGTTGTATGTGCAGCTGATCGACAGGGACGATAACATGAGTATTCGCATGCATACGGTAAACAAACACATCGAAATGAATGACGATTTGGCGCACTACCTGCAGAAACAGCCGGATATTGATGTGTATATAGATACTATCAATAAATAA
- a CDS encoding type 1 glutamine amidotransferase domain-containing protein, giving the protein MANLTGKKVAILTENGFEEVELTSPKQALEAAGVQVDIISSQKGKVKAWDHDHWSIELEVDKTFDEVSESDYDALLLPGGVMNPDKLRAVPKAIELANQFFDSGKPIAAICHGPQLLIETGKLKGRKMTSYPSLKTDLTNAGADWEDKEVIVDQGLVTSRSPEDLEAFNRKLLEELGEGIHNRN; this is encoded by the coding sequence ATGGCAAATCTTACTGGTAAAAAAGTGGCGATCCTCACAGAAAATGGTTTTGAGGAAGTGGAACTCACCAGCCCCAAACAAGCGCTCGAGGCCGCTGGCGTGCAGGTAGACATTATTTCTTCGCAAAAAGGAAAGGTCAAAGCATGGGATCATGACCATTGGTCCATCGAACTGGAGGTTGATAAGACTTTTGACGAAGTGAGTGAAAGCGATTACGACGCCCTCCTGCTGCCAGGCGGTGTTATGAACCCGGATAAACTGCGCGCGGTACCCAAAGCGATCGAACTGGCCAACCAGTTCTTCGATAGCGGCAAACCGATTGCAGCGATCTGCCACGGTCCGCAGCTACTGATCGAAACGGGTAAACTGAAGGGGCGGAAAATGACCTCCTACCCTTCCCTCAAAACTGACCTGACCAATGCCGGCGCAGACTGGGAAGACAAGGAGGTCATCGTAGACCAGGGACTGGTAACCAGCCGTTCCCCGGAAGACCTGGAAGCGTTTAACCGAAAACTGCTCGAAGAACTCGGCGAAGGCATCCATAACAGGAACTAA
- a CDS encoding FecR family protein — protein sequence MDRMKYNSHYILQLYVQKVVGSISEDDLRLLEDVLRKDAEMRALCAEWDRDLTPEEVTRQQDPELTKQRWQRIKNLYEERGPQREREASVRKIRGYVVSGVAAAAVLAIGFFVLRTPEERPSSKPLLATNTTENAEMILPSGEAVTLDEALSDKQMTIGDVSLSYSKGKLVLSAGHGAGAGIASLNVPVGKQLDVTLTDGTVAMLNSASTFKFPLQFDGANRSVELAGEAYFTVAGNAERPFIVQSHGTKVVVLGTEFNVNSYNPKNIITSLRSGSVRMQGGGKDTLLKPGQAARVQDGVLTVSKVKEDRPYGWTKGIVDLEGASVAEIAAIISRWYDIKVDFARPELKEGSYDLSINKSEPVEEALKRLRKISSEKVKYKIEGKHLKFE from the coding sequence ATGGATAGAATGAAATACAACAGCCATTACATATTGCAGCTATACGTCCAGAAAGTGGTCGGCAGCATCAGTGAAGATGATCTGCGGTTGCTCGAGGATGTGCTGAGGAAAGATGCCGAAATGCGGGCATTGTGTGCAGAATGGGATCGCGATTTAACACCAGAAGAAGTTACGCGCCAGCAGGACCCCGAATTAACGAAACAGCGCTGGCAGCGGATAAAGAACCTATACGAGGAGCGTGGTCCCCAACGGGAGCGTGAGGCAAGCGTCCGGAAGATCCGGGGTTACGTTGTGTCTGGCGTCGCAGCAGCAGCAGTGCTGGCCATCGGATTTTTCGTGCTTAGGACCCCAGAGGAGCGGCCATCATCCAAGCCCTTGTTAGCCACAAACACTACAGAAAACGCTGAGATGATTTTGCCATCCGGCGAGGCGGTCACACTTGATGAAGCCTTGTCTGATAAGCAGATGACTATTGGTGATGTTAGCCTCAGTTATAGTAAAGGAAAACTCGTTCTTTCAGCCGGCCATGGAGCCGGCGCTGGTATCGCCAGCCTAAACGTTCCTGTCGGCAAACAGCTGGACGTAACGTTAACCGATGGTACGGTGGCGATGCTCAATTCGGCATCCACGTTTAAGTTCCCTCTTCAATTCGATGGGGCGAACCGGAGCGTGGAGCTTGCGGGAGAGGCTTACTTTACGGTAGCCGGGAATGCGGAGCGACCGTTTATTGTGCAGAGCCACGGTACTAAAGTTGTGGTGCTGGGCACCGAATTTAATGTTAACTCGTATAACCCCAAAAATATTATCACCTCTTTACGCAGCGGCAGCGTAAGGATGCAAGGTGGTGGCAAGGATACCTTACTTAAACCTGGTCAGGCGGCCAGGGTGCAGGATGGCGTACTTACCGTGAGTAAAGTGAAGGAAGACAGGCCTTATGGCTGGACCAAAGGCATCGTTGACCTGGAAGGCGCTTCTGTTGCCGAAATTGCCGCTATCATTAGTCGCTGGTATGACATAAAAGTAGATTTCGCCCGGCCCGAGCTGAAGGAAGGATCATATGATCTCTCAATCAACAAATCAGAACCTGTAGAAGAAGCATTAAAACGTCTGCGTAAGATTTCCAGTGAGAAAGTGAAGTATAAAATAGAAGGCAAACATCTAAAATTTGAATAG
- a CDS encoding RNA polymerase sigma factor: MDKLQDLDATPEKGIKPKSDMKNKAQAMTEACEELFTTYGPELILYAKALGLDEAQAEDVVLQLFASIWEKKDSLRIYEMTNRKGYLFTSVHNRFLDLRKVDGRQRNKNDQYVFGLKYWEDEKYSEGFDVRSKMAFAMNKYLTEQQRLVVVYTRFEQMSHEEAGAQMGISASTVKKHLKVALTKLRKHLKDLYAFLILLSLLFS; this comes from the coding sequence ATGGATAAATTGCAAGATTTAGATGCCACTCCCGAGAAGGGAATAAAACCTAAGTCCGACATGAAGAACAAGGCGCAAGCCATGACCGAAGCATGTGAAGAACTATTTACAACTTACGGCCCGGAACTGATTCTCTACGCAAAAGCGCTTGGACTCGATGAGGCCCAGGCTGAGGATGTCGTGCTCCAACTGTTCGCTTCCATCTGGGAGAAAAAAGATTCTTTGCGAATCTACGAGATGACAAACCGCAAAGGTTATCTTTTTACCTCAGTACATAACCGCTTCCTCGACCTCCGTAAAGTCGATGGTCGTCAGCGTAACAAAAATGACCAGTACGTTTTCGGTCTCAAATACTGGGAAGATGAAAAGTACAGCGAAGGCTTCGACGTCCGTTCAAAAATGGCGTTTGCCATGAACAAATACCTCACCGAGCAACAACGCCTCGTGGTCGTATATACCCGGTTCGAACAAATGTCGCATGAAGAAGCCGGCGCCCAGATGGGTATCTCGGCCAGCACTGTAAAGAAACATCTAAAGGTCGCGCTGACAAAGCTGCGTAAACACTTGAAAGATCTATATGCATTTTTGATTTTATTGAGTCTGCTGTTCTCGTAA